A section of the Nitrospirota bacterium genome encodes:
- a CDS encoding PhnD/SsuA/transferrin family substrate-binding protein, with product MVCCVLVFFAFYPAWVFSAEKHNHIKIGVLAFRGEEHAIHIWKPTAEYLSSRIPGHVFSIVPLDFHKINSAVSRGEVDFILANSSIYVELETLYGISRIATMKKKADTDEGYTTSFGGVIFTRADRKDIQSLKDLKGKSFVAVDETSLGGWRVAWRELKEQGIDPYRNLASLSFMGTHDAAVFAVKDKKADVGTVRTDVLESLQQSKRIEIKEFRILNRQKNDRFPFALSTRLYPEWPFAKVRHTSTELSQQVAVALMTLPAQSEAARVSEITGWTIPLDYVTVHELLKELRLAPYSNYGKITFKQALSQYWYVVVIVIVFIFAATGVTIYVSHLNTGLRQAKKEIEATQRSLEQKVDERTKDLRSINEKLEKEIIQRRQAEVALRESERRFRVTLEGANLIALQLDMEGRIIFANDYLANLTNWNLDDITGHNWFDLFIPENTRTAMLQLHHQNTSGEIVGECVNEIVTRQGSKLLISWTNSRLLDEAGHSIGITSLGMDITQRQQIEEYVLKNQKLEAIGTLAGGIAHDFNNLLQGIFGFIAMAKFNVDKNGKAHDFLDQAESSLGIATNLTNQLLTFAKGGKPVKKVLAIEAIVKNAADLGLSGSQSDYTMVFDDYLWHIEADEGQIGQVIQNLVINADDSMQQGGTITISARNVMHSMPNSPQTKFVKISIEDCGCGISEDDLKKIFDPYFTTKKKGTGLGLSTTYSIVRNHGGMIEVESVLGKGTSFYVYLPATADDRVPNELTAEKKESKVKGKILVMDDDEMVQRISCSMLQTLGHEVELAKDGDEAIARYSEAMRDGDPFALVILDLTIRGGMGGAETNKRLHEIDPHVKTIISSGYSDDSTVSKFKEHGFQGYLKKPYKFTDLEEKLASLL from the coding sequence ATGGTTTGTTGTGTTTTAGTTTTTTTTGCCTTTTATCCTGCCTGGGTATTTTCAGCCGAAAAGCATAATCACATAAAGATAGGTGTTCTGGCCTTCAGAGGCGAGGAGCATGCCATACACATATGGAAGCCCACCGCAGAATATCTTTCTTCCAGAATCCCTGGCCATGTGTTTTCTATTGTACCTCTTGATTTTCACAAAATTAATTCAGCAGTCAGCAGGGGGGAAGTAGATTTTATTCTTGCAAACTCTTCTATCTATGTTGAGCTGGAAACCCTGTATGGCATCAGCAGGATAGCTACAATGAAGAAAAAGGCCGATACTGACGAAGGATATACGACATCTTTCGGCGGAGTCATCTTTACAAGGGCTGACAGAAAAGATATCCAATCATTAAAAGATCTAAAGGGAAAATCATTCGTAGCCGTTGATGAGACATCGCTTGGAGGATGGCGCGTGGCCTGGCGGGAGTTAAAAGAACAGGGAATTGATCCCTATCGTAATCTGGCCTCACTGTCTTTTATGGGTACACATGATGCTGCAGTATTTGCGGTAAAGGACAAGAAGGCGGATGTCGGAACAGTCAGGACTGATGTGCTTGAGTCTTTACAGCAGAGTAAGCGTATTGAGATTAAAGAATTTCGGATACTTAACAGGCAGAAGAATGACAGATTTCCATTTGCCTTAAGTACGCGTCTTTATCCTGAATGGCCCTTTGCCAAGGTCAGGCATACATCAACCGAGCTCTCGCAGCAAGTGGCTGTCGCACTGATGACTCTTCCTGCTCAGAGCGAGGCGGCACGAGTTTCAGAAATAACCGGCTGGACCATTCCTCTTGATTATGTAACCGTGCATGAACTCCTTAAGGAACTTCGGCTTGCCCCTTATAGTAATTATGGAAAGATAACCTTCAAACAGGCACTAAGTCAGTACTGGTATGTGGTAGTAATTGTTATTGTGTTTATCTTTGCTGCAACGGGCGTAACTATTTATGTGTCTCATTTGAACACGGGACTCAGGCAGGCTAAAAAGGAGATTGAAGCGACGCAAAGAAGTCTGGAACAAAAAGTAGATGAAAGGACAAAAGACCTCAGGTCAATAAATGAAAAACTGGAAAAGGAGATCATACAGCGCAGACAGGCTGAAGTAGCACTGAGGGAGTCAGAGCGGCGTTTCAGGGTGACGCTTGAAGGCGCAAATCTCATAGCTCTCCAGCTGGATATGGAGGGCAGGATTATTTTTGCAAATGACTACCTTGCAAATCTTACGAACTGGAATCTCGATGATATTACCGGGCATAACTGGTTTGATCTATTCATCCCCGAGAACACAAGAACAGCCATGCTGCAGCTTCATCATCAAAATACCTCAGGGGAAATAGTTGGTGAGTGTGTAAACGAAATTGTGACAAGGCAGGGCAGCAAACTGCTCATATCATGGACAAATTCGAGGTTGCTCGATGAGGCCGGTCATAGTATAGGCATCACCTCACTCGGCATGGACATTACACAAAGACAGCAGATAGAAGAGTACGTTCTGAAGAACCAGAAACTGGAGGCTATCGGCACGTTGGCAGGAGGTATTGCACATGATTTCAACAATCTGCTGCAGGGTATCTTCGGTTTTATTGCCATGGCAAAGTTCAACGTGGACAAAAATGGAAAGGCCCATGATTTTCTCGATCAGGCTGAATCATCCCTCGGCATCGCAACAAATCTTACAAATCAGTTGCTGACATTTGCAAAGGGAGGAAAGCCTGTTAAAAAAGTCCTTGCGATTGAAGCGATAGTAAAAAATGCAGCTGACTTGGGTCTTAGCGGATCGCAGTCTGATTACACCATGGTGTTTGACGATTATCTCTGGCATATAGAGGCTGATGAAGGCCAGATTGGACAGGTGATTCAAAACCTTGTTATCAATGCAGATGATTCTATGCAGCAGGGCGGGACGATTACCATTTCAGCACGGAATGTGATGCACAGTATGCCCAATTCACCGCAGACGAAGTTTGTGAAAATAAGCATAGAAGATTGCGGATGCGGCATCTCTGAAGACGATCTGAAGAAGATATTTGATCCCTATTTTACCACTAAGAAGAAGGGAACTGGGCTTGGGCTTTCGACGACATATTCAATTGTGAGAAATCATGGAGGCATGATAGAAGTTGAATCCGTCCTTGGAAAAGGCACTTCGTTTTACGTATATTTGCCTGCAACGGCGGATGACAGAGTCCCGAATGAATTGACTGCCGAAAAAAAGGAAAGCAAGGTGAAAGGGAAAATCCTTGTTATGGATGATGATGAAATGGTGCAGAGGATTTCCTGCAGTATGCTGCAGACATTGGGGCATGAAGTAGAGCTTGCAAAAGATGGAGATGAAGCAATCGCCAGATATAGTGAAGCTATGCGAGATGGAGACCCTTTTGCCCTGGTAATTCTTGATTTGACAATCCGTGGCGGGATGGGAGGTGCTGAGACAAATAAGAGACTTCATGAGATTGACCCTCATGTGAAAACCATAATTTCGAGCGGATATTCTGATGATTCCACTGTATCAAAATTCAAGGAACACGGTTTTCAAGGGTATCTGAAAAAACCCTATAAGTTTACCGATCTGGAAGAAAAGCTTGCCTCTTTGTTATAG
- a CDS encoding dehydrogenase → MDLIVRNLKIPFERDVTDEYVSAAAQKLNISEKDIQFITILSKSLDISNKDQFYYRMSIAVRTPESFDNSENLPVYTKHLSLPKTSIKLTESPIIIGFGPAGMFAALELIEYGIKPRIFERGKKIEERSIDVQRFMKLRTLDPESNIQFGEGGAGSYSDGKLFARTKNSYYADRVLDTFIKFGAPEEIRYVGKPHLGTDLLCKIVRNIRNYILERGGEIQYSSRMTDILLSNGMASGVVINGTAEYRSSIIYLALGHSARDTFEMMFRSGVLLEQKPISVGLRVEHPTELINRIRYGEKYMDNPALGNATYSFTYTDRKIRRGVYTFCMCPGGEVINASSEQGMMVVNGMSYSQRSSPFSNSALVVTCHTDDYGSPHPLAGIEFQKDIERRAFEAGGNWKAPAQNLIDFLYKKVSDSLNSNSFKMGATAVNMHGILPKFINETLLAAFNTWKTDYPLFVSEQAILLGTETRTSSPVRIPRGENYESVAVRNLYPIGEGSGYAGGITSSAIDAIKAVEASLSALDDIS, encoded by the coding sequence TTGGATTTAATCGTACGCAATTTAAAAATACCGTTTGAAAGAGACGTGACAGATGAATATGTTTCGGCTGCGGCACAAAAGCTGAACATTTCAGAAAAAGACATACAATTCATTACCATACTCAGCAAGTCTCTGGATATCAGCAATAAGGACCAGTTCTATTACCGTATGTCAATAGCAGTACGAACTCCTGAGAGCTTTGACAATAGCGAAAACCTTCCTGTGTACACGAAACACCTATCATTGCCGAAAACATCAATAAAGCTTACTGAGAGCCCTATCATTATAGGTTTCGGTCCTGCAGGCATGTTCGCAGCCCTTGAGCTTATCGAATATGGGATAAAACCCCGGATATTTGAACGGGGCAAAAAAATAGAAGAGCGCTCCATTGATGTTCAAAGGTTTATGAAACTACGGACGCTGGACCCTGAATCCAACATCCAATTCGGTGAAGGTGGTGCCGGCTCATACTCTGACGGAAAGCTGTTTGCCAGGACAAAGAATTCGTATTATGCAGACAGGGTGCTGGATACGTTTATAAAATTTGGCGCGCCTGAAGAAATCCGGTATGTCGGCAAGCCCCATTTGGGGACGGACCTGCTCTGCAAGATAGTCCGCAATATCAGAAACTATATTCTCGAAAGAGGCGGAGAAATACAGTACAGTTCCAGGATGACTGATATACTTCTGTCAAACGGCATGGCCTCAGGCGTAGTTATCAATGGAACTGCAGAATATCGTTCATCCATCATCTATCTTGCGCTGGGGCATTCTGCGCGGGATACCTTTGAGATGATGTTCCGTAGCGGTGTCCTCCTTGAACAAAAGCCCATTTCTGTCGGCCTGAGAGTAGAGCATCCGACAGAACTGATTAATCGTATTCGGTACGGCGAGAAATATATGGACAATCCTGCACTTGGGAATGCAACGTATTCTTTTACCTATACCGATCGAAAAATACGACGAGGTGTCTATACCTTCTGCATGTGCCCAGGAGGTGAAGTCATAAATGCTTCATCTGAACAGGGCATGATGGTTGTAAACGGCATGAGCTACTCTCAACGGTCATCACCATTTTCAAATTCCGCGCTTGTGGTGACCTGTCATACTGATGACTATGGATCGCCCCATCCCCTGGCAGGGATTGAATTTCAAAAAGATATAGAGCGGAGGGCCTTTGAGGCAGGAGGAAATTGGAAAGCACCAGCACAGAATCTGATCGATTTCTTATATAAAAAGGTATCCGACAGCCTAAACAGCAATTCTTTCAAGATGGGAGCGACCGCGGTTAATATGCATGGCATTCTCCCAAAATTTATAAACGAGACGCTGTTGGCAGCGTTCAATACATGGAAAACGGATTATCCCTTATTTGTTTCGGAGCAGGCGATTCTGCTGGGGACAGAAACCAGAACTTCCTCCCCAGTCAGAATACCGCGCGGGGAGAATTATGAGTCAGTGGCGGTCAGGAACCTCTATCCCATTGGTGAAGGCTCAGGTTATGCAGGCGGGATAACGAGTTCGGCTATTGATGCAATAAAGGCAGTCGAGGCCAGCCTGTCGGCTTTGGACGATATCAGTTAG